One part of the Pseudomonadota bacterium genome encodes these proteins:
- a CDS encoding nitroreductase, with the protein MLDLQTVDHLLTTTRSVRKRLDLTRPVPLDVVERCIEIGMQAPSGSNTQHWHFIVVTDPEKKKAIADAYRKAFAVYVPMAAQHPNLAPDSPNRDQQMRVSASASWLAERMQDVPVLLIGCLTGRLDQQPLAMQAAGYGSILPSAWSIMLALRARGLGSAWTTLHIMHETDVAKALGIPDDVTQTVLLPIAYYTGDDFKPAKRNPPRESIHFDTWGNHTPR; encoded by the coding sequence ATGCTCGATCTGCAGACCGTAGACCATCTTCTCACCACCACCCGCTCGGTGCGCAAGCGCCTCGACCTCACCCGACCCGTGCCCCTCGACGTGGTCGAGCGGTGCATCGAGATCGGCATGCAGGCCCCCAGCGGCTCAAACACGCAGCACTGGCACTTCATCGTCGTCACCGATCCGGAGAAGAAGAAGGCCATCGCCGACGCCTACCGCAAAGCCTTTGCGGTGTATGTGCCCATGGCCGCGCAACACCCGAACCTCGCCCCCGACAGCCCCAACCGCGACCAGCAGATGCGCGTGTCTGCGTCGGCCTCGTGGCTGGCCGAGCGCATGCAAGACGTTCCCGTGCTCCTCATCGGCTGCCTGACCGGTCGACTCGATCAGCAGCCGCTCGCCATGCAGGCGGCAGGCTACGGCTCGATCCTCCCGTCGGCCTGGTCGATCATGCTGGCGCTGCGCGCGCGCGGTCTCGGCTCTGCCTGGACGACCCTGCACATCATGCACGAGACAGACGTGGCGAAGGCCCTGGGAATCCCAGACGACGTGACCCAGACCGTGCTGCTGCCCATCGCGTACTACACGGGCGATGACTTCAAGCCGGCAAAGCGCAATCCGCCACGCGAATCGATCCACTTCGACACCTGGGGCAACCACACGCCTCGATGA
- a CDS encoding 4Fe-4S dicluster domain-containing protein, with translation MKLGFLIDNRKCIGCHACTVACKQEHDVPLGRFRTWVKYIEKGEFPDTRRHFSVMRCNHCERPPCVDICPVTALFKRDNGIVDFDPEVCIGCKSCMQACPYDALFIDPDTGAANKCNFCAHRIDIGREPPCVTVCPEQAIVMGDLDDPGSVIRKIMAGEPTSVRAPEKGTRPQLRYVEGDPASLNPLAAPPRAEYMWSQSSVPPIPLEVAETTATRTYDVGHERPWGSRVTAYLVTKALASGCFVIPGALWLLDRTHRNPVTLGVGAALALFFLAVTTVLLIADLKRPKMFLSIITRPQWKSWLVKGAFVLMGYGAVLSAALAALWWSTQASAATASSALAPMLAGVPPVLLDGLVAAGLPLGAMTAMYTAWLFRQCEARDLWRSPWLPWHLLTQALIAGAAFLSLLPLDVTTAAACKLTLGVALLIDLLALIPHETGLTTATRKRLTPGAREAAALITRGLYRKTFWGGIVLGGHLMPLLLLWFTPLGSVASLLALAGLVMYEHVFIEAGQAIPLS, from the coding sequence ATGAAGCTCGGCTTCCTCATCGACAACCGCAAGTGCATCGGCTGCCACGCATGCACCGTGGCCTGCAAGCAGGAGCACGACGTGCCCCTGGGGCGGTTTCGCACCTGGGTGAAGTACATCGAGAAGGGCGAATTCCCCGATACGCGCCGCCACTTCTCGGTGATGCGCTGCAATCACTGCGAGCGTCCTCCGTGCGTCGACATCTGCCCGGTCACCGCGCTGTTCAAGCGCGACAACGGCATCGTCGACTTCGACCCGGAGGTGTGCATCGGCTGCAAGTCGTGCATGCAGGCCTGCCCCTACGACGCCCTGTTCATCGACCCCGACACGGGGGCCGCCAACAAGTGCAACTTCTGCGCCCATCGCATCGACATCGGCCGGGAGCCGCCGTGCGTCACGGTTTGCCCGGAGCAGGCCATCGTGATGGGCGATCTCGACGATCCGGGCTCGGTCATCCGCAAGATCATGGCGGGCGAACCTACGTCGGTGCGCGCGCCGGAGAAGGGCACGCGACCGCAGCTGCGCTACGTCGAAGGCGATCCGGCGAGCCTCAACCCCCTGGCGGCACCGCCGCGGGCCGAGTACATGTGGAGCCAGAGCAGCGTTCCCCCGATTCCCCTCGAGGTGGCCGAGACGACGGCGACGCGCACCTACGACGTGGGGCACGAGCGGCCGTGGGGCAGTCGCGTCACCGCCTACCTCGTCACGAAGGCCCTGGCCAGCGGATGCTTTGTGATTCCGGGCGCCCTGTGGCTGCTCGACCGCACCCATCGAAACCCTGTCACCCTCGGCGTGGGCGCCGCCCTCGCCCTGTTCTTCCTTGCGGTCACCACCGTTCTGCTCATCGCCGATCTGAAGCGCCCAAAGATGTTCTTGAGCATCATCACGAGACCCCAGTGGAAGTCGTGGCTCGTGAAGGGGGCCTTCGTGCTCATGGGGTACGGTGCGGTGCTCAGCGCCGCGCTGGCCGCGCTGTGGTGGAGCACCCAGGCCTCGGCCGCGACCGCCTCGTCTGCCCTCGCCCCCATGCTGGCCGGCGTGCCGCCCGTGCTGCTCGATGGCCTGGTGGCCGCGGGGCTCCCGCTGGGCGCCATGACCGCCATGTACACCGCCTGGCTCTTCCGCCAGTGCGAGGCCCGGGATCTCTGGCGATCGCCGTGGCTGCCCTGGCACCTGCTCACCCAGGCCCTGATCGCGGGCGCGGCCTTTTTGTCGCTGCTGCCCCTCGACGTCACCACCGCGGCCGCTTGCAAGCTCACGCTCGGCGTCGCGCTGCTCATCGACCTGCTCGCACTCATCCCCCACGAGACGGGGCTCACGACCGCGACACGCAAGCGCCTCACCCCGGGCGCCCGCGAGGCCGCCGCGCTCATCACCCGTGGCCTCTATCGCAAGACGTTCTGGGGCGGCATCGTGCTTGGGGGGCATCTCATGCCGCTGCTGCTGCTCTGGTTCACCCCGCTGGGGAGCGTGGCCAGCCTGCTGGCCCTGGCGGGCCTGGTGATGTACGAGCACGTCTTCATCGAAGCCGGTCAGGCCATTCCCCTGAGCTGA